The following proteins are co-located in the Fusarium verticillioides 7600 chromosome 7, whole genome shotgun sequence genome:
- a CDS encoding alcohol dehydrogenase: MANTQHILITGAGGFIGQEIIAPLLNSSPSIHLTITDISEPPVPAQHAQRITSLAADLTNPSVAEQLITSQPFEAVYLFHGLMSGGSEANLDLGLKVNVDSVRYVLDALRNKLPGVKVVFSSSCAVYGPEEGYVTEKTLPQPRSSYGAEKLIAELLVNDFSRRGLIDGRIVRLPTVVVRPGKPSAAASSFASGIVRESLQGIPNVLPVPKDISMWICSPATVIKNLIKIKDIPAEKFGDSRIVNLPGITVSVQDILDAVEKVGGKEAIGYVEEEQDEALYKIVKSWPPWFDASRAKELGLDGDGELVDAVKAFQERLKSSS, encoded by the coding sequence ATGGCCAATACAcagcatatcctcatcaCAGGAGCCGGTGGCTTCATCGGCCAAGAAATCAtagctcctcttctcaactcctcaccctcaatcCATCTCACAATAACCGACATCTCTGAACCTCCCGTCCCAGCTCAACACGCCCAACGCATAACTTCTCTCGCCGCAGATCTCACCAACCCCTCTGTAGCCGAGCAGCTCATAACATCTCAGCCCTTTGAAGCAGTTTATCTCTTCCACGGACTCATGTCCGGCGGCTCAGAAGCAAATCTCGATCTCGGTCTTAAAGTCAACGTTGATTCAGTCCGCTACGTTCTCGACGCTCTGAGGAACAAACTTCCGGGTGTCAAAGTTGTATTCTCGAGTTCTTGTGCTGTTTATGGACCCGAGGAGGGATATGTTACTGAGAAGACACTGCCGCAGCCGAGATCTTCGTATGGTGCGGAGAAGCTTATTGCTGAGTTGTTGGTGAATGACTTTTCGAGAAGGGGATTGATCGATGGGAGGATCGTGAGGTTGCCGACGGTGGTGGTTCGGCCTGGAAAGCCCTCCGCCGCAGCATCGAGTTTCGCTTCGGGAATAGTTCGTGAAAGTCTGCAGGGCATTCCTAACGTACTCCCCGTGCCGAAGGATATATCCATGTGGATCTGCAGCCCTGCGACTGTGATCAAGAAcctgatcaagatcaaggataTACCTGCAGAGAAGTTTGGAGACTCAAGGATTGTGAATCTTCCGGGTATTACTGTTAGTGTACAAGATATCCTCGATGCTGTCGAAAAGGTTGGTGGAAAAGAGGCGATTGGTtatgttgaggaggagcaggacgAGGCCCTGTATAAGATTGTTAAGAGTTGGCCGCCGTGGTTTGATGCGAGTAGGGCCAAGGAGCTCGGattggatggagatggggagTTGgttgatgctgtcaaggcaTTTCAGgagagattgaagagctcaTCGTAG
- a CDS encoding L-lactate dehydrogenase (cytochrome), giving the protein MSDLAAMESESPNIPTPREIQLPSSVPTLDQILSANDFALAAQKALSPKAWAFYSSAATDLVTVSKNKELIRRVMLRPRILRNVSQVSIKRNILGLESKAPFIMCPAAMATLAHPDGELGWSRAAASEGIFEIISSNASYSLPNIIGAAPPGHPFFLQLYVNSHRPKTIELLRRARSLGIKAIFVTVDAPVPGKREADERAPQAVVIKSAMSGSESSKDGKGSGLGRLMGQYIDKSLSWEDLEWIRRESSVPIVLKGVQTVEDVKLAVEYGVEGVMLSNHGGRSLDGAQASILILLEVRKRFPEAFEHLEIFIDGGFERGSDILKAIALGATAVGIARPFLYSLVYGQKGVEHLSQILKDELETSMRLAGITSLDQATPELVNTLDVDHLVTSGRIDPSSVSRRVRPSKL; this is encoded by the exons atgagtgATCTCGCAGCAATGGAGTCTGAATCTCCCAATATCCCCACCCCTCGCG AAATCCAACTCCCATCCTCCGTCCCAACGCTCGATCAAATCCTCTCAGCAAACGACTTTGCTCTCGCGGCGCAAAAAGCGCTATCACCTAAAGCATGGGCCTTTTATTCCTCCGCCGCCACCGATCTCGTCACAGtctccaagaacaaggaacTCATCCGCCGAGTCATGCTGCGCCCGAGAATATTACGAAATGTCAGTCAAGTCAGTATCAAGAGAAACATCTTGGGTTTGGAGAGCAAGGCGCCGTTTATTATGTGTCCTGCTGCCATGGCGACGCTGGCGCATCCGGATGGTGAGCTTGGTTGGAGTAGAGCAGCTGCCAGTGAAGGAATCTTTGAGATT ATCTCGAGTAACGCTTCATACTCCCtccccaacatcatcggcgcAGCTCCCCCAGGCCatcccttcttcctccaactCTACGTAAACTCGCACCGCCCCAAAACAATCGAACTCCTCCGCCGCGCTCGCTCCCTCGGCATAAAAGCCATCTTCGTGACCGTCGACGCCCCCGTCCCCGGAAAACGCGAAGCCGATGAGCGAGCCCCCCAAGCTGTTGTCATAAAATCTGCCATGAGCGGCAGTGAGAGCAGTAAAGATGGTAAGGGCAGTGGACTCGGACGGTTGATGGGGCAGTATATAGACAAGAGCCTCTCGTGGGAGGATCTGGAGTGGATTAGACGGGAGAGCTCTGTGCCGATTGTGCTGAAGGGTGTTCAGACTGTGGAGGATGTCAAGTTGGCGGTTGAgtatggtgttgagggtgttATGTTGAGTAATCACGGTGGGAGGTCTCTCGACGG TGCTCAGGCTTCGATCCTCATACTTCTTGAGGTCCGGAAGCGGTTCCCTGAAGCGTTTGAacatcttgagatcttcatcgATGGAGGCTTTGAGCGTGGATCTGATATCCTCAAGGCTATTGCCCTGGGAGCTACTGCTGTTGGTATCGCAAGACCGTTCTTGTATTCGTTGGTTTATGGTCAAAAGGGTGTCGAGCACCTCTCACAGA TTCTAAAGGATGAGCTAGAAACATCAATGAGGCTCGCGGGCATTACTAGCCTTGATCAAGCGACACCCGAACTTGTTAATACTTTGGATGTTGACCATTTGGTTACATCTGGACGTATTGACCCAAGTTCAGTGTCACGAAGAGTAAGACCTTCAAAGCTGTAG